The stretch of DNA TGCCGCCGATCGTTAAGTCCATCATAGTTTCTTTAAGGGTTTTACAAAATCCATTTTCAAATGCATTTTTATCAGATCCAAATGTCTGGGTTATCAAACTGTCAATTTCTGCTTTTTGGGCGCTGTTTCCGGGGTCGTACTTGGTTGAAGCTCCGTGTGTTGCTGCTAGCATGACGCACCTGATTGTCTCGTCGCTTTTGCTTGTGGCGGTGGTCCCGAGATCAAGTTTGCTGAAGTCGCAGTATTTGTTCTTGAGGAAGTCATGTACTCTCCATTCAAGGTCGTGTTCGTGCCGTGCCAGAGATGTTTTGccttcggtttttttttggaggctCTGTTTGTGCTGATTTTCCTACTGCTTTCACCTGCAGTTGTTTGGGCGCCTTCTCCTTCAGCAGCTTTTTGTTGACTACCTTGACCCGCCAGCTGCTTGGCGTGTTGCATCTGCCGCTGCAACCTGTGTTGCACAACTTGCGGTCGGTGTGCCCTGGGGTGCTGTATTGTTCCAGGCCGAAGACATTTAGGTTTTCTAGTCCTGGTAAGTTTACTTCCGTTTCTTTGGCTTCTAGGCTGCTGGCTTGTGCATCTGTGCAGCTGCTGCCGTCCGTGCCTGTGAGAGTTAGTTCGGCGTACTTCTCGGCTGCGCCGGCGCTGTCGGTAAGTGCTTCACCGCTGGCTGCACtggctgttattgctgccgcctccGCTATGGCCCAGTGCTTACCGGATTGTATCGCTAGGACAGTCGCGGTTTCGGCCGCCTTTGCTAAGCACTGCTCCGCTTTTCCAAGTAGTTCTGTTAGCTGTCTGTTGACTGCTGCTAGAAGTGCGATCGCGCCCCTGGATTTTGCCTTATCTGTCACACTGCTCGCTAGTTCGAGTAGCTCTCGAGCTTCCTGCATGGCCTTGATTTCGCTGAGCAGGAGTCGCGGTTGCTGTCGATTTGCTTTTTGTAGGCTTTGTATGTAGTTAGCTGATTTACATGCTGTCGACTGCTCGGCTGTCTCAGTGTCGGCGCCGTACGCGAGTATCGTTATTGCAAGAAACAGTGCTGATCCTGTGAAAGCCGCGTTTACTTTGCGCATTGTTGTGGCTAAATTCTGTTCTACCGTTAGAGTGGCTTTCTTGAGACGTAGCACCGGTGTTACAAACCTTTAGGGAGTTTCTGCCGCGAAgatattgttgtttgtttttctccttagCTGCCGTGAGTTGCGTATATAGTGCAAGTaggattgaaaaaaaaattgtcagGACACTTAAGTGATTTGGCTTCCTGTGTCTTGGTGCCTGATTGCGCTAAAGTgtgagaaaaatgaagaggtgATATCGCCCAGTTGGCACGCGCGTACTGCGATGGATGTTTCAGTTTCTAACCTTCTGCATTCCGTAAACATTCTATAACTACTAATCAAAGGGTGGACTGTAACAGGAAAGGCCTTGTCAAAAGGCTTTATCGGTCtactcccttttattttaagcTGAATGTGTGAATTCCAAATCTACTGAAACTATACTAGGGATTGAGCAATTTGTGCCTTATTTTCAGCTGCCTTTCACCAGACTATGTGTGGGTGGTGCTCCACTCGCTCTGACGTTCCCGTGAAAAAGCATACCGCTTAGCCAAAGGCCCTCATTCTTTCAAATCTAACCTATACCATTTATCCATATGTAAATCAATTAAAATTTATgtttctccctcccttctATCATCTTCTAATTTGAATGCCTCCCTTTTAACACGAAATAACGTGAAACTGTCGCTTCCTCTCGTAAATAAGATTGgcttattgttttttattttgattatCTGACTTCGTTTTGTGGAAATGGAGGTTCAAACTGGTATTTTTGGGCTCCAAAAGTACCTGACTCATTGCTGTTGTTCTAGTAATTCGTGCGGTCATCTGCGCCTCTGCGACAACTATTATATGAATTGTTCGTCCCTTCAAGGGTCTTGGTTTCTGGCGTCTATAACAATATGAAATAGGATGAGTATCATTAAAAACTTTCTGCAACGCGTAAATCTCCTCAAACAGGTAAAATACACTTAAAATAAAGCagtttctgcttcttttttaatgtgtTATCCACCGTAATTAAACTGTAGTTAAAGCTTTAAAAATATCTTCTCACAaatattacatttttttacAGAAATGTTAGCAATTATTTCTACATCTGATGAGAATAAtaattttacttttcctcaTACTCATCCAAAACCTTCCTTCTTATGCTCAttctccttcattttcacagCTGGATGTTGGGATAGGCCATCAGAATAAAAAACTACAATCGCCGCTATTTCTCACTAGCATTTATACATTAAAAATTTATGCATAATCTTCAACTGTCATTTACTGTATTGTCACATTTTCTGGCATTTCATTCTGTATTTTTCAAACGTTTTGCTTACTGCTTCTTCAGATGATGTAGCAGCTCCATGTGGCTTGTACACtgtatttactttttatccAATAGCTCACCCTATCATCCCTTTGTGTATTGGCTGCCCCATTTATCATATTCTTTTtcatctctctttctctttccctctttctcttcctcttacAAACTCTCCCCCTTATTCACTTACTCCCATTGCACACTCGCCATTGTTTTAATCTCTTCTATTTTGTTCAAAGAATTTGCTTATCACAAACATTCGTATTATAACAATAGTATGTACAtactcacaatactctcctattattattattatacatATTAACCTAactaatataaataaaataacaaagtTAGAATATACTCTAAgtaagcaaaataaaacaaaaaatagaaagatTTTAGCATGGCGCTCGTttttcatcaccatcactaTACTACGATGTATCTATAGGTCATTATCGCACACATTTGACCTATATTCGaaaaatacatatttttCATACTTTTCAAGAATTCAGCTCTTTTCACATTTTAACGATaaagtattaaaatatatcaaattatcTGAGTAGAAGATTCCAAAATTTTTCTAAATttcctaatttttttttcattgtgcATTTATTGTGCTCGTGCTTCGGTAGGGTCGTTACTGCTCCTGTGGCTCTGCAAACCAGAAAGGGACGTTGAGCGCAACGGGGATCCCATCCTCGCTTTATTGAATGAAACTTTGAAGCTGATTGACTTATCCGCAGTTTCAGCTTCAAGGGGACGTTTCCTCATGGTTTCTGCAGTGCACACCCATAACGACTTCGCTGCCGCAGAGGTGTGGTAGGCGAAATCCAACTCCGTGGGCGACCAGTGCCTCTTCACGGCTTGAGTGGGCCCAGATGTTGACTCTAAGattggggggagggggcaGATGGGCTCTCTAGGTTTAAGAGCTCCTTCAGGAAGCTGGCTAGTTGCACACTGAAGAACACTTCCTCGTCCTTCAGGGTTTCCAGACCGTGCTTTTCCCTTAGTGCTCGCAAGCTTGGGCACTGAAAGAGGTGCACTGCAGACTCCTTACACTTCACCTTCACTGAGTTATACTCAGCTTTCTTCTTCAGTTGGCCGTGCTTCGCGTGCAGGTGTATCGTGAGGCACTGCTTGACTGTGCACTTCATTTGGCAGTATGGACACTGGAGTGACCTTTGCAAAAGAGGTGTTACCGCTACCGTGCGGTCCTTCAGCTTCCGTTTCACTGCCGTGGCGTGCTCATgatgtgtgcgcgtgtgtcAAATCAGTGAGCACCACTGCTTGTACGCCCTGCTGCGTCTATCATACACATAGTccattccctcttttccttctgtgtGGCGGCCCACCCGAGGACGCTTCTGCGGTCTCTCcccattttcccttcctgCTGACTCCAATGACCCACTCACCTTACTCTTTGCCTGAGCTTATGCTTTCACTACCTTTCGCTTTGCCTTCTCTTGTGGCTGAGGACGCAATGACTCGTCGTGACCCGGGTGCTTTTCCAGCATGTGTCGCAGCAACCATCTGTAATGATATTGCTTTCTAAAAATGGAACACGCCACTGTAACCGACTGCTCTGCCATGTTAGAGTCTTCCGAGTTCGTGTTCGAGGTTGGTTCGCACTTGTGCCTGGTGGGCCATGTCTTGCTTTTGAGGACGCGTTGGCACCTGTAGCATACAAATTCCTTTTTATCCTGCTCCTCCTGCTCTGCATCGCCATCACTGTCGGACGCGTCCTGTGACTCTATGGCGCTGCGCCTTAACTGCTTTTCCGGGTTTTTCTGCAGCCACGCGTGTACAGTGTACTTTTTCGCACACCAACGCCATTTGAGTGCGTTGCCATTATCGGCCCCATCTTACTCCACTGCTGGCACTCTATCCGGAGGGTGCTGTGCCATATACTCCACGAGTAGCCCACACCGCTCAAAGACATCACCGCACACATGACATCTGTAACCATTCTTATGCGTCTGCACCGCACCCTTAGCTTTCTTGGTCAGTGCTAATGCATAATTCCTCCCCAGACCATGAATCTTCACTAGGTGCACCACGTCAGGCTTTCTCCGCCCGCAAACCACGTTGAACAATCGGCAAGTGATCTGGTCGTTGCTCCTTGTCGCGATTCCAGGATATGGTGCGTTCGCATTGTCCGATGCTTACTCCGCCCCCCGGGCGCTCCTCTGCTGTGTCGCTGCGTGGTTCCTGCGTGTCGCACCGTATGCATCCAAGCTGGTCCGTCTTGCGTGTGAGCACCCTGTTAAGCGATCCAAAATGCTTCGAAGTGCCTGTTCTGAAGTGCGCCATCAGCGTCTCACCCAGACGTACCAGCCTTGTGTGCTTCGGTGCGGCCCGAACGTAGTCGAGTAGCGCACTACGATGCGTACGCGGCATCCGGACCTCCTTGAAGGCCTTGTATACCGCATTCCCGACCTTCCTCTCCACACACGTCACTATGTCAGTGATCCATGCTGGATACGACTGCAGCTTTGTGTTTCCCTGCTCAACTGCCTTTTCAGCAGCTTCATCGCGCGGCACCCCGCAGTGTGAGAACACGAAATGGAAGTTGACGGACACAAGAAGCCGCACAATACTCAAGATAAGATCCCAAATGCGTCCCAGAATCGAGCCCTCCACAACTTCAGGGCCAGTGCTCAGCGCCATCAACAGCGAAATTAAATCCGTGAGGGTCACCACTCTCGTTCTGTGCGTCTTGCTTAGCTCCATGAAATCCGCTAGCCTCTTCAACCCCGCCTCCATCGCCGCACATTCCGTGCGATAGCTGCAGGATGGCGACCCAACTCCCAGGGCAAccttcttccgcttcctctCTTTCGGGTACACAAGGGCACCTGCGCCTGAAGAGACGTCCAGCACCACGGACCCGTCCGTCCACACCTGGTTATCATAGTCCTTGAACAACTGTACCTGCCGCATGGTGTGCACCTTCTTGTCCCTCCCCGGCGCACCCGCTTTGAGGCCGCCTGGCTCGTTGGTGTTAAAGTGGACGCACGTGGCCATCCGCAACACCGTCGCATCGTGTGGATTCTCAGGGCCATCAATGGTGTTTTACGGACGCTGTACCGTCGCAAGCATGACATGGGCTGGATGCTCAGGCGGGAATATGCTGTTCGTAATTTTTAATTGCGTTGGGCACTCTGCTTTCAGGCGTAGATAGCATGCCAAGGCTCTCAGGTGCGCCATATCATTTATAAACTTTAGCCGAGCTTCTCACACGGCATCCTCCCGATTGGCTGCCTTGGGAATACCCGTCATTATGTGTGCTGCCTGTGCCTGCACCCTCTCTAGCCTCTCATGATCCGACAGCGAGGAATCGGACCACCATGAAGCAATGCCGTAGAATATCTTAGCCCGGACCAGCACTAGGTAGAATGCTCGCAGTTTCTCCCTGTCTGGGCCCCATTCTGGCGACACCACTGCCCTAAGCTGCATGAGCCGCGTGTCTGCCGCTGCCTTCACGCTCCGTGCATGCTTGCTCAAACCCTTGTGCGGCTGCACGGTAATACCGAGCAGCTTCGGTGTGTACACTTCCTTCAACACAGTCTCTCCAATCCTCAGGTAAAGCAGGTTTGTGTCCCGCGCACCGAACAGTGTGTACTCAGCTTTCCCCGCTGACCAATTTGTGACTCAACTCAGTCCTTGTTGAACGGTTCGCTGGATTGCATTCAGGTCAGAGCTCGTGCATACTATTGTGAGGTCGTTCGCAAAGAAAACGTGCTGCAACCCAGGGATGCAGTTCAGCCGCTTGCTCGGCGAATCCACCTTGACAATGAACAGCAGTGGACCATGCACCGAGCCCTGAGGGACCCAGCATGTGAGGTGTATGTTCTCAGACAGCATATTGCTCGCCCCCACCCGCGCGGTGCGACCCTGCAGGAAGCCCGCAATTCACGCCACCAGATGCTTCTCAACTCCAAATGTCTCTAGTGCCTTAACCATGCAGCCGTGATCAACCGAATCAAAAGCGCGCGCATAGTCAATAAATACAGCTGCTGTCTTCTCACCGTCCCTCCTCCGCCGCACTGCGCTTGTCACCTGCATGAGCGTGTCCAGCGTCGACTGCGCCGGCATGAAGCCTGCTTGCTGTGGCTGCAGATTGTCTTCAATGCAGTTCCTAACACGACGTGCCACAATGTGCTCCATCACTTTGCACAGCGTGCTGATGAGAGTGGCCGGCCGAAAGGACGCGGTACTGCTAGCTGGCTTGCTCGGCTTAAGCAGCGGGACTGTGATGCCGTGCCTCCACTTGGCTGGTACCCTCCCCGCGCGCAGACTGCAGATGAACAGTCGCAGCGCACACTTTTTGGCTACTCATCCTAGCTGCTTCAGCTCCTCTCAGTGGATTCCATCATCGCGCGCCGCCGTGCCAGAATGCAGCTCACACAGCGCAACTTTCAGCTCTGACTCGGTGACCGGCCGGAACGCGCTCCGTCTGGTGCTGGGTATCTTCATTTCTGGCGCATGTGGTGCCTTCGTTGACCTGGCCTTGTACATGTTGACCAAAGTTTGTGCTTACTGGCGCTTTGTCAACCGATGGCCATTCACCACCAGCATTGGCGAAGTCAACGACCGCGGCGCATATACCGACTTCACCAGGTTCCAGTTCGCCGAATCCGTGGTCGCCGGCTTCGACACATTTTCCTTCCACCAACCCAGCGCCGTTTCAGCCAGCGCTTTCTTCCTCCAGCGAGTCAGCCCGTCCAGATTCGTCAGCCCCTGTGTCCAGAACGGTAACGCTACGCCCTTGCCCTTGGGAATTGTCCTCTTTGCGGCCATTCGGATGCCTCATGTCACCGCCTCGTCGAGGGCATCCGCGCCCTTGTCCGGCCTCTTCATTCCTCTGAATATGAACTCGTCACTCAATTTTCTAAACTCCTGTCACCTCGCTTTGTTCCGTGCATACAGTGTACGTGTGGgcttgggggggggggcaatCACGTCTAGGCAGGTGCCCCACGAACACATCGAACGTGATCTAATAATGATCACTGTGCGGGCTCAGTGTGTATGCCAAGTTAGAGATCTCGCGCAGCCTCCACACAACGTGATGTCCGGCGACGATAGTGCACCCGTTCCCGGCTGCCTCCTGGTGATCGATCCGGTATTCGCAACTTTCAGATCGCTCTGCACGCACCAGTTGACTACGCACTCTCCCTTGTCGTCGCTCGGACGAAACGGATCCCACAACACGTGGTGTGAGCTCACGTCCGCTTCTGCTACCAATGGCCCGCTTTCTACCGCTAATTGTTTCAACTATGCTTTTGAATTCATCGATTTTCTAGGAAAATAAGCTGAAGCGCCTGCCAGGTtcacagcagcagaaaatcGCAGCGTCGCTGTCACTTTTTCTGGCACTTCCTTGTCCATCTTTCACACCCCCACTCCCACCCCTGTGCGGTGTTTTTGCCACAACTACATGCTGCTATCCGCCTATTTGAAGCGCAGCACACTCCACCGACGCTAGGAGTGTCTCCTGCAagagacaaaataaaaccatATCCTCATgaatcttcctcttcatgaCAACCCGCTTCGACTGGAAGAAACCCCTAAATTTCCACTGGTTTCCACGAATAACGGGAGCAAGATTCGTCTCAACATCTTCACTAAGTAGTAGTATAAGCCTTTTTATCCCAATCGAGGTAAGGTTGCACGTGCAGAGGAGCAGTCTAATATATTGCTTCACCCTAGAGTGCCGATGCTGCTACATACTTCTTCTCTGGTCGCCGAAAGccccctttccaccccaATCATGTTAAACAGGGCATAATGCGGGCGCTTGTCTTCCTCCTGGATAAAGTACTAGACCCCGGCACCACATTGAGGTGACCGGCATCACCATGGAAATCTGCAAAttttagtaaaaaaaagagcaagaaTTCATAGAATTCTAAAATGCCACCAAACTCataacagcagcagccatactcagggccattttcttatttacaaaAAAACTAGAATCATTGCACTTGTCTTCAATTCGACCACAGTTGGCTTTTTCTCCGGGTTTGTGAccctcattttccttttcacagtccttttttttggtatgtCTTGTGTACCTATTTGACTCACGTTTCCCATCATTCCACCATTTttcttggttttctttttctactttctttttggcctcttcactcaatgtgcacttttttccttcgcctcCTTTGGGGTTAAAAACGCACCCCTTATCCTTTAAGTTTTCACATTCTTTCTGGTTGTCGTTTGCTGTTTTGCAAACTCGTTCTGCTTCCTTTGTGGCTCTTAGGTGGTCTGTTGCGGGTTGGTTGCCGCTACTTTGCcccgttgttgctgctgcaaatAGTTTGCTCTCAGATGCCAGTCCTTCGGCTGCCTTTGAGAGGAGCGTTAGAGAAGCTGCTAAGGCATTGCTTGtgcttgctgctgttgctcctGCTCgcattgctgctgctgcagtttcAATTTTTGTTGCCCATGCTAGCTCCTGCATACCTTTTTTGCCTGTTTTATATTTGGGCATTTTGAAGCAAACGCCGTTTGTTCTTGTCCCGTCGCAGGTCGCTGCTCCGTCAGTGGTGCCGAAGTAAGCGTCCGTTTTGAAAATCTTGATGTGGCTTTCTAAGCTCCGCAGCGCTGTGAGCATCTTGTCCGGTGttatttcctcctccgtATTGAAGTTACAGTCTTTTACCAAGGCGTCGTATTGGTTTTTGATATCGTTTTCCGCTGCCAGGTTATGTGCTTTTGGTGCATGGTTGCTGGCGTGATCACTGCAGATCTTGTTTGCGCCCGTTGGGATGTCTGAGTTTCCTTGGGTGCATACACAAATTAAAATGTCCGCTAAGCAGTCGTCAGTGCCTGTTACCGTGCCTGCTCCGCAGAAAGCTGCCGAGGCCCTTGCCGCTGATGTTTTCCCGGCATCGGTGAACTCTTTTGCCGCTTCCCCTGTTCCGATCGCCGCCTCTGTGAGCAGTTTTTTAATCTTTGCTGGTTCGGCATTGTCGATGGCTGCCTGAAGACTCTTGATTTTGGTCTGTAGGGTTGAAGCTTGTTCTAGAATGAGGCTCATTCTTGTTCGCGCAAGCTTTAGCTGTTGGTCTGTTATGGATAGTTTGGAGAAGTTGCTGGGTCTGCTGTCGGCGCCGTGCTTCTTGAAGACTCTTTCGGCGCTTGCTGCCCATTCCGCCCAGCTGGAAGCCCAGTGAGAATTTTCTTTGGCTGGCGACGTTTGCGGGTCCCATTGCTTCTGGGTTCCGTCTGGTTTTAGAAATTGATTTACCCACGCGGGTCCCCCTAAAGTCATGTTAACGTCGTTGATAGTCTCCATTGCGTTTTGCCATTCCTGTTCCTGGTCTGGAGCTTTGATCTTCCCTGCTTGTAGTTGTAATACACTGCACAGAGCTTTATAAACGCTGGCGTGCGCTGCGGTTGCAGTGTCGGCGTCACTGCTTTGTGGTACCATCATCAAAATGACTGACGCTGTTGCTGCGTAACCTGGCATTGCCATGGGATGTGCTGTCGACTATTCTTTAGTGtttggaaaaagaaggaagttgcTTCACGAAGATGATTAGCTACGGAAATGCTttacttctttgttttcagcTTGGTCTTATTGACAAGCACAGATTATGTTCACCGTGTCGTTTTAGCTACGTTCAGCGGCCGGAGTTGTTGTTCCCGCCAGCCTGCGCTGCTATAAGATTCCCGgtttttgtcccttttaaTTACCTTTAGGGGAACTTTAGATTCTTCCAAGACTTCACCCATTTTCAGCCCCCAGTTTCCTTGCCTTTCAATTGTGTTTAttgttcttttgttgttcatCACAGCAGCCCTTTTCATACGTGCTAaactttttattgtttcccttACCTGACATCTCAGTTGCTTACTCACAAGCATTGCCGCGTCTACGGTATGTTTCTGTGTACGCTAGAACTGATATTGgtggtgctgctgtttttatgATATTTTCGTGTGTAAATTCTGCTGTTTTAAATAccagttgttttgtttctctacGGCTTTTTGCGAggattttcattatttcatCTGCCATTCCTGGTACTAAACTAACTTTGCACATTGATTTCTGTACTGCTATTTTTTATTGTCCGCATACTACTTGTCCGTACAAGAGCAACTGCTGATACAAATCTTGTGTATCTTTCTATACTTTTGGCGCTTTTTCGATGCAATCTGATAAATATTTCTTGtcgattttctttttctagtACTGCTTGCTTATAAACTTACCATGACGAAAAAAACtgtaaggaggaaaaaaatgcttATGGGAAATGGGTATTTCTCTGAACTGCCGACCTTGTCAGAAGAAATAAGTTCTACTCTCAAAAATGACTGCACTTTTATTTAACTTAATCTGCTGTTAGAGTTGTACTTTTAACCTTTCCATAGATTCATTCTAGAAACTAAAAAATATTCATTCTGGCTAATAAATTTTCTaatttgcttgtgtttgtgttccgCTAAGGCTCACTATTTGTCAGCTACATGTCGAAGCACTACCACTTTTAGTGGTGGTTTCGGTTTCTATCTCGGTGCATGTTTCCGTATACTTTCAGTCTTTCTAAATTtggcgttgttttttctaGTTGATTCAAGATTAGTTGTGATCACTAG from Trypanosoma brucei brucei TREU927 chromosome 5, complete sequence encodes:
- a CDS encoding variant surface glycoprotein (VSG, atypical), putative, with the translated sequence MAMPGYAATASVILMMVPQSSDADTATAAHASVYKALCSVLQLQAGKIKAPDQEQEWQNAMETINDVNMTLGGPAWVNQFLKPDGTQKQWDPQTSPAKENSHWASSWAEWAASAERVFKKHGADSRPSNFSKLSITDQQLKLARTRMSLILEQASTLQTKIKSLQAAIDNAEPAKIKKLLTEAAIGTGEAAKEFTDAGKTSAARASAAFCGAGTVTGTDDCLADILICVCTQGNSDIPTGANKICSDHASNHAPKAHNLAAENDIKNQYDALVKDCNFNTEEEITPDKMLTALRSLESHIKIFKTDAYFGTTDGAATCDGTRTNGVCFKMPKYKTGKKGMQELAWATKIETAAAAMRAGATAASTSNALAASLTLLSKAAEGLASESKLFAAATTGQSSGNQPATDHLRATKEAERVCKTANDNQKECENLKDKGCVFNPKGGEGKKCTLSEEAKKKVEKENQEKWWNDGKRESNRYTRHTKKKDCEKENEGHKPGEKANCGRIEDKCNDSSFFVNKKMALSMAAAVMSLVAF